In the genome of Gordonia rubripertincta, one region contains:
- a CDS encoding glutamate-5-semialdehyde dehydrogenase: MSAPTAEPSVATGESDTEKVVLGLARAAKTASRSLGGLTTADKNDVLLAAADAIEAATETILAANAEDIQRAEEADTEASLLDRLRLDASRVVGIANGLRQVAVLPDPIGEIVAGKTLPNGLQLRQLRVPLGVVGIVYEARPNVTVDAFGIAFKSGNAVLLRGSSSARSSNAELVRILRETLSSKGVSADAVSLLPSGDRSSVTALIRARGLVDVVIPRGGAGLIEAVVSNATVPTIETGVGNCHVYVHALADLDVAVRVILNSKTRRPSVCNTAETVLVDKAVAVDALPRITQVLQSQGVVIHGDEPGMEPATEDDWRKEYLSMDIALKIVDDLDAAVSHIDTYGTGHTEAIITTDLAAADEFTRRVDAAAVMVNASTAFTDGEQFGFGAEIGISTQKLHARGPMGLPELTSTKWLVWGNGHVRPA; encoded by the coding sequence ATGAGCGCACCCACCGCAGAGCCCTCCGTCGCAACCGGCGAGTCCGACACCGAGAAGGTCGTCCTCGGACTCGCCAGAGCTGCGAAAACGGCATCCCGCTCACTGGGTGGACTGACGACGGCGGACAAGAACGATGTCCTGCTCGCGGCCGCCGACGCCATCGAGGCCGCCACGGAGACGATCCTCGCGGCCAATGCCGAGGACATCCAGCGCGCCGAGGAGGCGGACACCGAGGCGAGCCTGCTCGACCGCCTGCGTCTCGACGCATCCCGCGTCGTCGGCATCGCCAACGGTCTGCGGCAGGTCGCGGTCCTGCCGGACCCTATCGGCGAGATCGTCGCCGGCAAGACCCTGCCCAACGGGCTCCAGCTCCGACAACTCCGGGTTCCTCTCGGCGTTGTCGGCATCGTCTACGAAGCACGTCCCAACGTCACCGTCGACGCCTTCGGCATCGCCTTCAAATCCGGTAACGCAGTGCTGCTCCGCGGCTCGTCGTCGGCGCGGTCGTCGAACGCCGAACTCGTCCGCATCCTGCGGGAGACCTTGTCCTCCAAGGGGGTCAGTGCCGACGCGGTGTCGTTGCTGCCCAGCGGGGACCGCTCGAGCGTCACCGCGCTCATCCGCGCCCGCGGGCTCGTCGACGTCGTGATCCCGCGGGGCGGTGCCGGACTCATCGAGGCCGTCGTCTCCAATGCGACCGTCCCGACCATCGAGACCGGCGTCGGCAACTGCCACGTCTACGTGCACGCGCTCGCCGACCTCGACGTCGCCGTCCGCGTCATCCTCAACTCCAAGACGCGTCGGCCGAGTGTCTGCAACACCGCCGAGACCGTCCTCGTCGACAAGGCCGTCGCCGTCGACGCGCTGCCCCGGATCACCCAGGTGCTCCAGTCGCAGGGTGTTGTCATCCACGGAGACGAGCCCGGCATGGAACCGGCCACCGAGGACGACTGGCGCAAGGAGTACCTGTCGATGGACATCGCGCTGAAGATCGTCGACGATCTCGACGCCGCGGTCTCACACATCGACACCTACGGCACCGGGCACACCGAGGCGATCATCACCACCGACCTCGCGGCCGCGGACGAGTTCACCCGCCGCGTCGACGCCGCCGCAGTCATGGTCAACGCCTCGACGGCCTTCACCGACGGCGAGCAGTTCGGGTTCGGCGCCGAGATCGGCATCTCCACCCAGAAGCTGCACGCCCGCGGCCCGATGGGCTTGCCGGAACTGACCTCCACCAAGTGGCTGGTCTGGGGCAACGGCCACGTTCGGCCGGCCTGA
- the rsfS gene encoding ribosome silencing factor codes for MTASAEALEMAKVAALAAAEKLAHEVTVIDVSEQLVITDAFVIASADNERQVNSIVDEVEDKLREAGHKPLRREGTREGRWALLDYAEIVVHIQHTDERRFYALESLWKDCPVVEVEGLS; via the coding sequence GTGACTGCGTCAGCTGAAGCGTTGGAGATGGCCAAGGTGGCTGCTCTGGCGGCCGCGGAGAAGCTCGCCCATGAGGTGACCGTGATCGATGTGTCGGAACAGTTGGTGATCACCGACGCCTTCGTCATCGCGTCGGCGGACAACGAGCGGCAGGTCAATTCGATCGTCGACGAGGTCGAGGACAAGCTGCGCGAGGCCGGTCACAAGCCGCTGCGTCGTGAGGGCACCCGTGAGGGGCGTTGGGCGCTGCTCGATTATGCCGAGATCGTCGTGCACATCCAGCACACCGACGAGCGCCGCTTCTACGCGCTCGAGAGTCTGTGGAAGGACTGCCCGGTCGTCGAGGTCGAAGGACTTTCGTGA
- a CDS encoding metal-sensitive transcriptional regulator: MTSDGRARAAVDDEAMGAVLNRLRRAQGQLAGVIAMIEAGRDCADVVTQLAAVSRALDRAGFKIVASGMWQCIEAADGEQPPLSEAELEKLFLALA, encoded by the coding sequence ATGACCAGTGATGGGAGGGCCCGTGCGGCCGTCGACGACGAGGCGATGGGTGCTGTCCTGAATCGGCTTCGACGCGCTCAGGGCCAGCTTGCGGGCGTGATCGCCATGATCGAGGCGGGTCGGGACTGCGCGGACGTGGTCACGCAGCTCGCGGCGGTGTCACGCGCGCTCGACCGCGCAGGGTTCAAGATCGTTGCATCGGGGATGTGGCAATGTATCGAGGCCGCTGACGGCGAACAGCCGCCGTTGTCTGAAGCCGAACTGGAGAAGTTGTTCCTCGCCCTGGCGTGA
- the octT gene encoding diglucosylglycerate octanoyltransferase: MMVLSDSLAYYGPVGGLPANDPRIWPSLVGADVGLPVKLFGRIGWTSRDVWWALTQDPNIWATVPNTDVVVLAFGGMDTLPSPLPTALREQIRYVRPNRLRQLVRDAYSWVQPRGSRVGWPLALPPKVTVEYLDKIREALTQLRPDLPIVVCLPPTHRSPYYGYVHTGRIPATAAIARWADEHGLPCVDFYPVTRDAFDDPAAEMNPDGIHWGFSCHRQIADLVAPVVEMSRANTWSTEA, encoded by the coding sequence ATGATGGTCCTGTCCGACTCGCTGGCCTACTACGGCCCGGTCGGCGGGCTGCCCGCGAACGATCCGCGGATCTGGCCGTCGCTGGTCGGCGCCGACGTGGGTCTGCCGGTGAAGCTGTTCGGCCGGATCGGCTGGACGAGCCGCGACGTCTGGTGGGCGCTGACCCAGGACCCGAACATCTGGGCCACCGTGCCGAACACCGACGTCGTCGTCCTTGCGTTCGGCGGCATGGACACGCTGCCCTCGCCCTTGCCGACGGCGCTGCGCGAGCAGATCCGTTACGTGCGGCCTAATCGGCTGCGGCAGTTGGTCCGTGACGCGTACTCGTGGGTGCAACCCCGCGGCTCGCGCGTGGGGTGGCCGCTGGCGCTGCCGCCGAAGGTGACGGTTGAATACCTCGACAAGATCCGTGAGGCCCTCACACAGCTCCGGCCGGATCTGCCGATCGTCGTGTGCCTGCCGCCGACGCATCGCAGCCCGTACTACGGCTACGTCCACACCGGTCGGATCCCGGCCACGGCGGCGATCGCGCGGTGGGCCGACGAGCACGGACTGCCTTGCGTCGACTTCTATCCGGTGACCCGCGACGCCTTCGACGATCCGGCGGCGGAGATGAACCCGGACGGCATCCACTGGGGCTTCTCCTGCCATCGTCAGATCGCGGATCTGGTGGCGCCCGTGGTCGAAATGAGCCGCGCGAACACGTGGTCGACTGAGGCGTGA
- a CDS encoding YgaP family membrane protein produces the protein MTRATGTHEPRLTVERMVPALAGVMVTISVILVLTVSPWWTVLTLFVAANLLLYSAVGWCPASLLMAKAGLPRAAYPS, from the coding sequence ATGACACGCGCAACCGGTACTCACGAGCCCCGACTGACGGTGGAAAGAATGGTGCCCGCGCTCGCGGGCGTCATGGTGACGATCAGCGTCATCCTCGTGCTGACGGTGTCCCCATGGTGGACCGTGCTCACTCTGTTCGTCGCCGCGAACCTGCTGCTCTACAGCGCGGTTGGATGGTGCCCGGCCAGCCTGCTGATGGCGAAGGCCGGGCTGCCCCGCGCCGCTTACCCCAGCTAG
- a CDS encoding histidine phosphatase family protein, whose amino-acid sequence MSGGPDTHDTSVERLTPVVRRLILLRHGQTEYNAGSRMQGQLDTDLSELGVRQANSAAIELAKRQPLVIWSSDLKRARDTAEALAQRTGLPVTTDVRLRETHLGEWQGLTHLDVDEVMPGARAVWRDDATWTPPGGESRVDVAKRSTPVVDELIELLPDWGVGDNPEAPVVLVAHGGVIAAMTAALLGLPVDDWPVFGGLANTSWVQLSGHGMPGDLPRWRLDVWNASAEDSDPAVQ is encoded by the coding sequence GTGAGCGGGGGTCCCGATACGCACGACACCTCGGTCGAGCGTCTGACCCCGGTCGTCCGGCGGCTGATCCTGCTGCGCCACGGGCAGACCGAGTACAACGCGGGTAGCCGTATGCAGGGCCAGCTCGACACCGACCTCTCCGAGCTCGGTGTGCGGCAGGCTAATTCGGCTGCCATCGAACTGGCGAAGCGACAACCGCTGGTGATCTGGTCGTCGGATCTGAAGCGTGCCCGTGACACGGCGGAGGCTCTTGCGCAGCGGACCGGACTGCCGGTCACAACCGATGTGCGCCTTCGTGAGACGCATCTCGGCGAGTGGCAGGGCCTGACCCATCTCGACGTCGACGAGGTCATGCCCGGCGCGCGTGCGGTGTGGCGCGACGACGCGACCTGGACGCCACCGGGTGGCGAGAGCCGCGTCGACGTGGCGAAGCGTTCCACCCCGGTGGTCGACGAGCTGATCGAGCTTTTGCCGGATTGGGGTGTCGGCGACAATCCCGAGGCGCCGGTTGTGCTGGTGGCCCATGGTGGCGTCATCGCGGCGATGACCGCGGCGCTGCTCGGTCTGCCGGTGGACGACTGGCCGGTCTTCGGTGGTCTCGCGAACACCAGCTGGGTGCAGCTGTCGGGTCACGGTATGCCCGGCGACCTCCCGCGGTGGCGGTTGGACGTGTGGAACGCGTCGGCCGAGGACTCGGACCCCGCCGTTCAGTGA
- a CDS encoding AAA family ATPase, whose product MTTPAEYTGSGPQVVPSFTSVDDVVAKLRATGYLADDATATSTFLADRLGKPLLVEGPAGVGKTELAKSIAAATDAELVRLQCYEGIDEARALYEWNHAKQILHIQATGNRAWDEAKTDIFSDEFLLPRPLLKAISREGSTVLLIDEVDKADVDMEGLLLEVLSDFAITIPEMGTVAAQRRPIVLLTSNATRELSEALKRRCLYLYIDFPDAEREKEILASRVPNLSSSLSAELVRIVGVLRTLDIRKKPSVAETIDWANTLLALGAGEQADTKRGGLDDGLIARTLGVVLKHRPDLKTALKELKLG is encoded by the coding sequence ATGACGACCCCCGCCGAGTACACCGGCTCCGGACCGCAGGTCGTCCCGTCGTTCACCTCCGTCGACGACGTCGTCGCGAAGCTGCGTGCGACCGGCTATCTCGCCGACGACGCCACCGCGACGTCGACCTTCCTCGCCGACCGTCTGGGCAAGCCGCTCCTGGTCGAGGGGCCCGCGGGTGTCGGCAAGACCGAGCTGGCCAAGTCGATCGCCGCGGCCACGGACGCCGAACTCGTCCGCCTGCAGTGCTACGAGGGCATCGACGAGGCACGCGCTCTTTACGAGTGGAACCACGCCAAGCAGATCCTGCACATCCAGGCCACCGGCAACCGCGCCTGGGACGAGGCGAAGACCGACATCTTCTCCGACGAGTTCCTGCTGCCGCGTCCGCTGCTCAAGGCGATCTCGCGCGAGGGTTCGACCGTGCTGCTGATCGACGAGGTCGACAAGGCCGACGTCGACATGGAAGGTCTGCTCCTCGAGGTGCTCAGCGACTTCGCGATCACCATTCCCGAGATGGGAACCGTTGCCGCGCAGCGCCGTCCGATCGTGCTGCTCACCTCCAACGCCACGCGCGAACTGTCCGAGGCGCTCAAGCGCCGCTGCCTGTACCTCTACATCGACTTCCCTGATGCCGAGCGGGAGAAGGAGATCCTCGCATCGCGGGTACCGAACCTGTCGTCGTCGCTGAGCGCGGAACTCGTCCGCATCGTCGGCGTGCTGCGGACGCTGGACATCCGTAAGAAGCCGTCGGTGGCCGAGACGATCGACTGGGCCAACACCTTGCTTGCACTCGGCGCGGGCGAGCAGGCCGACACCAAGCGCGGGGGCCTCGACGACGGTCTCATCGCGCGCACGCTCGGGGTGGTGCTCAAGCACCGGCCCGACCTGAAGACGGCTCTCAAAGAACTCAAGCTGGGCTGA
- a CDS encoding vWA domain-containing protein: MTTPLVAHLTDFVDELRRRGIVVGPSALIDAASAMEVLDLLERSRLREGLATTLLVDNAHRGVFDRVFDLWFPVGAGMRTVTEDLPRDEEGNLDVEAVRDALAELLADDAAASDGRLEQAIAMIVDELGRYGSTKGEAFSAYQAISAVSPQTLIAKIAAAMAGDGEGVGGRPGTEPLYRQAARQKAADLRAAIERETQRRMADRNGRDKVGAYAVPPLPENVNFLSAGAKEQVEIRKTIEPLARLLAAKLETRRRRAHRGAVDVRKTLRASMSTGGVPIELSHRKPRPGRPELIIICDVSGSVAGFSQFTLRLVYALRQQFSKVRVFAFVDTVDEVTEFFDHGEEDFGAAMHHMISTARISTRDGHSDYGNMLAGFVGDYAETLTHRGALLVLGDGRNNYHDAHVDALAELVERARHAYWLNPEAKEHWGTGDSAATDYAEVIDMFECRNATQLGTVIADLLPI, from the coding sequence ATGACGACTCCGCTCGTCGCGCACCTCACCGATTTCGTCGACGAGCTGCGTCGTCGCGGGATCGTCGTGGGGCCGTCGGCGCTGATCGACGCGGCGAGCGCGATGGAGGTCCTCGACCTGCTGGAGCGCTCGCGTCTCCGCGAGGGGTTGGCGACCACGCTGCTCGTCGACAATGCGCATCGCGGGGTGTTCGACCGCGTCTTCGATCTGTGGTTCCCGGTGGGAGCCGGAATGCGCACCGTCACGGAGGATCTGCCACGCGACGAGGAGGGCAACCTCGATGTCGAGGCCGTGCGTGACGCGCTCGCCGAGCTGCTGGCCGACGACGCGGCGGCCAGTGACGGCCGGCTCGAGCAGGCGATCGCGATGATCGTCGACGAGCTGGGACGCTATGGCTCCACGAAGGGTGAGGCCTTCTCGGCGTACCAGGCGATCTCCGCGGTGAGCCCGCAGACGCTGATCGCCAAGATCGCCGCGGCGATGGCCGGGGACGGCGAGGGCGTAGGTGGCCGACCGGGCACCGAGCCGCTGTACCGGCAGGCCGCCCGCCAGAAGGCCGCCGATCTGCGGGCAGCGATCGAACGCGAGACGCAGCGTCGGATGGCCGACCGCAACGGCCGCGACAAGGTCGGTGCCTACGCGGTGCCGCCGCTGCCGGAGAACGTGAACTTTCTCTCCGCGGGCGCCAAAGAGCAGGTGGAGATCCGCAAGACCATCGAGCCGCTGGCCCGGCTCCTCGCGGCGAAGCTCGAGACCCGACGCCGCCGGGCCCATCGCGGTGCAGTGGACGTACGGAAGACGCTGCGCGCCTCGATGTCGACCGGCGGTGTGCCGATCGAACTCAGTCACCGCAAGCCCCGTCCCGGCCGCCCGGAGCTGATCATCATCTGCGACGTGTCGGGGTCGGTCGCCGGTTTCAGTCAGTTCACGTTGCGACTGGTGTACGCACTCCGGCAACAGTTCTCGAAGGTTCGGGTGTTCGCCTTCGTCGACACCGTCGACGAGGTGACCGAATTCTTCGACCACGGCGAAGAGGACTTCGGTGCGGCGATGCACCACATGATCTCGACCGCGCGGATCTCGACGCGCGACGGACATTCGGATTACGGGAACATGCTCGCCGGCTTCGTCGGCGACTACGCTGAGACGCTGACTCATCGCGGAGCGCTGCTGGTCCTCGGCGACGGCCGTAACAACTATCACGACGCGCACGTCGACGCGCTCGCCGAACTCGTCGAACGTGCCCGTCACGCGTACTGGCTGAACCCCGAGGCGAAGGAGCATTGGGGGACCGGTGACTCGGCCGCCACCGATTACGCGGAGGTCATCGACATGTTCGAATGCCGCAACGCCACACAGCTCGGCACGGTCATCGCCGACCTGCTGCCGATCTGA
- the nadD gene encoding nicotinate-nucleotide adenylyltransferase: protein MSTDRHRARRIGVMGGTFDPIHNGHLVAASEVAHRFELDEVIFVPTGRPWQKLGEHTSVSPPEDRYLMTVIATASNPQFSVSRVDIDRDGDTYTVDTLRDLRRQLPDAQLYFITGADALESILSWQDWEELFDLARFVGVSRPGYELDATHLAQHLAQMPDDTLHLLEIPALAISSTECRTRAALGRPVWYLVPDGVVQYIAKRKLYRAPRASSPGVSAPGAERAGGRSAAPGAERAGGSSTPSAPGAERAGGSSTPSASGAERAGVEP from the coding sequence ATGTCAACCGACCGCCATCGTGCGCGCCGCATCGGTGTGATGGGTGGCACGTTCGATCCGATCCACAACGGGCACCTGGTGGCGGCCAGCGAGGTCGCTCATCGCTTCGAGCTGGACGAGGTGATCTTCGTCCCGACCGGACGCCCGTGGCAGAAGCTGGGCGAGCACACATCGGTGAGTCCGCCCGAGGATCGGTATCTGATGACGGTCATCGCGACGGCGTCGAATCCGCAGTTCAGCGTCAGTCGTGTCGACATCGACCGTGACGGTGACACCTACACCGTGGACACGTTGCGCGACCTGCGGAGGCAACTGCCCGACGCTCAGCTGTACTTCATCACCGGCGCCGATGCGCTGGAGTCGATCCTGTCCTGGCAGGATTGGGAGGAACTGTTCGACCTCGCCCGCTTCGTGGGCGTGAGCCGACCCGGCTACGAACTCGACGCCACGCACCTGGCCCAGCATCTCGCGCAGATGCCGGACGACACGCTGCACCTGCTGGAGATCCCGGCGCTGGCGATCTCGTCCACCGAATGCCGCACACGTGCGGCGCTGGGCCGCCCGGTCTGGTACCTGGTGCCCGACGGCGTCGTGCAGTACATCGCCAAGAGGAAGCTGTATCGTGCGCCTCGGGCGTCGTCGCCTGGTGTGTCCGCGCCGGGAGCGGAGCGAGCGGGCGGAAGGTCCGCCGCGCCGGGAGCGGAGCGAGCGGGCGGAAGTTCAACACCGTCCGCGCCGGGAGCGGAGCGAGCGGGCGGAAGTTCAACACCGTCCGCGTCGGGAGCGGAGCGAGCGGGCGTCGAGCCCTGA
- a CDS encoding DUF302 domain-containing protein codes for MTLALATTLTVPFDEAVERTRAALADQGFGVLTEIDVRATLKTKLDEDMEPYLILGACNPPLAHRALGVQRQIGLLLPCNVVVRANPDHPGTTLVEAMNPALMVQVSGEPELESVAVDAAAKLQAAIDALSDQS; via the coding sequence ATGACACTCGCACTCGCCACCACTTTGACCGTCCCCTTCGACGAAGCGGTCGAACGCACCCGCGCCGCTCTCGCCGACCAGGGATTCGGCGTCCTCACCGAGATCGACGTCCGCGCGACGCTGAAGACCAAGCTCGACGAGGACATGGAGCCGTACCTGATCCTGGGCGCCTGCAATCCGCCTCTTGCTCATCGAGCGCTGGGGGTCCAACGCCAGATCGGACTGTTGCTCCCGTGCAACGTCGTCGTCCGAGCGAACCCGGACCATCCCGGCACGACACTCGTCGAGGCGATGAATCCGGCTCTGATGGTTCAGGTCTCGGGTGAGCCCGAGCTCGAGTCCGTCGCCGTCGATGCCGCCGCGAAGCTGCAGGCCGCGATCGACGCGCTGTCGGATCAGTCCTGA
- a CDS encoding MMPL family transporter, producing MSSNSALSEDEAAPDTSGPTAGLLGRWGATMAGRARWVFGVWVLLLVVLGAAAPSVFSSLAGAGWQANGSESVQVRELAQQHFGGNSSAAVQVVVHSDRDRVESPAVQAVVGQITELAATDDRFAKVVPPQPGMSISPDGHTGIVIIGAAANTDEMVRAVDEHKDELTGLSGNGVEVYPTGASALWSDFNKANHDAMIKAELFSWPVTLTIMVLAFGSLVAAGLPLLLTIAGLVASAGGLVLLNQVTPISVWAINFAMMFALALGIDYALFIVSRFRDAMRGYEDNMRAAVAETMDTAGKAVLLSGITVLVSLSAVLLVPAPAVRTMAVGIMLAVVFVLAATLTLLPAALGKLGPRVNAVSMPYARRQQHRSPVFARWGLFLHRHPWTVAVGSLGVLVALAIPVFGLKVAMPSITVVPEDAPVRQGYELVQSQMGEGAPGMLQIVAPADEAQQTAQAASQSPGIQMVTPPMPAADDSDYVLMQALPSVDPSDEQMGTIVDDLRNTLPDGALVGGAPTENLDLQQALNDYFPLVVSVILILGFLLLLVSLQAPLIALIGTVVSLLSTAAAFGVAKLIFQDGHLADLLGFTPQGFLDGWGPVFFFAMIFAIAMDYTVFLLATAKEHFERSDNATQAQIDGMAHSGRIIFAAAAVMVAVFFTFALAEPLPPKEMGIILGVAVLLDAVLIRLTLLPALLRITGRAAWWAPSWLRRILPSISFSH from the coding sequence ATGTCGTCGAATTCGGCCTTGTCCGAAGACGAAGCAGCACCTGATACCTCGGGTCCCACAGCCGGGCTCCTCGGACGCTGGGGCGCGACGATGGCGGGTCGCGCCCGTTGGGTCTTCGGCGTCTGGGTACTGCTCCTGGTGGTCCTGGGAGCGGCGGCACCCTCGGTGTTCTCCTCCCTCGCCGGCGCCGGATGGCAGGCCAACGGGTCCGAGTCCGTCCAGGTCCGCGAGCTGGCCCAACAGCATTTCGGCGGGAACTCCTCGGCCGCGGTCCAGGTGGTCGTCCACTCCGACCGCGATCGCGTGGAGAGTCCCGCGGTCCAGGCCGTCGTCGGACAGATCACCGAACTCGCGGCGACCGATGACCGATTCGCCAAGGTCGTGCCACCACAACCGGGGATGTCCATCAGCCCCGACGGTCACACCGGCATCGTCATCATCGGCGCTGCCGCCAACACCGACGAGATGGTGCGGGCGGTCGACGAACACAAAGACGAGCTGACCGGTCTGTCCGGAAACGGCGTCGAGGTCTACCCGACCGGCGCGTCGGCGTTGTGGAGTGACTTCAACAAGGCCAACCACGACGCGATGATCAAGGCCGAATTGTTCTCCTGGCCGGTCACTTTGACGATCATGGTGCTGGCCTTCGGGTCGCTGGTCGCGGCCGGACTTCCCTTGCTGCTGACCATCGCCGGACTCGTCGCCTCCGCCGGCGGACTGGTCCTGCTCAACCAGGTCACCCCGATCTCGGTGTGGGCGATCAACTTCGCCATGATGTTCGCCCTGGCCCTGGGCATCGACTACGCCCTGTTCATCGTGTCGCGCTTCCGCGATGCCATGCGCGGTTACGAGGACAACATGCGTGCCGCGGTCGCCGAGACCATGGACACCGCAGGAAAGGCGGTGTTGCTCTCCGGCATCACCGTCCTGGTGAGCCTGTCCGCGGTGCTGCTGGTTCCCGCACCCGCGGTGCGAACGATGGCCGTGGGCATCATGCTCGCCGTCGTCTTCGTCCTGGCGGCAACCCTGACACTTCTGCCCGCCGCACTGGGCAAGCTGGGTCCCCGGGTCAATGCGGTGTCGATGCCGTATGCCCGCCGTCAGCAACACCGTTCACCGGTGTTCGCCCGCTGGGGACTCTTCCTGCACCGTCACCCGTGGACCGTGGCCGTCGGCTCCCTCGGCGTTCTCGTCGCGCTCGCGATCCCGGTGTTCGGCCTGAAGGTCGCGATGCCGTCGATCACCGTCGTCCCCGAGGACGCACCGGTGCGTCAGGGTTACGAACTCGTCCAGTCACAGATGGGCGAGGGCGCACCCGGGATGTTGCAGATCGTCGCGCCTGCCGACGAGGCGCAGCAGACCGCGCAGGCCGCTTCTCAGTCCCCGGGAATCCAGATGGTGACTCCCCCGATGCCCGCCGCAGACGACTCGGATTACGTTCTCATGCAGGCACTTCCGTCGGTCGATCCATCCGACGAGCAGATGGGCACGATCGTCGACGACCTGCGCAACACCCTTCCCGACGGCGCGCTGGTCGGTGGCGCGCCCACCGAGAACCTGGACCTCCAGCAGGCCCTGAACGACTACTTCCCGCTGGTTGTCTCCGTCATCCTCATCCTGGGCTTTCTGTTGCTCCTGGTCTCGCTGCAGGCACCGCTGATCGCCCTGATCGGCACCGTGGTCAGTCTGTTGTCGACGGCAGCTGCCTTCGGCGTCGCGAAGCTCATCTTCCAGGACGGGCACCTCGCGGACCTGTTGGGCTTCACACCGCAGGGCTTCCTCGACGGGTGGGGACCGGTGTTCTTCTTCGCCATGATCTTCGCGATCGCGATGGACTACACGGTCTTCCTGCTCGCCACCGCGAAGGAACACTTCGAGCGGTCCGACAACGCCACACAGGCGCAGATCGACGGCATGGCCCACTCCGGCCGGATCATCTTCGCCGCGGCGGCGGTCATGGTGGCGGTGTTCTTCACCTTCGCCCTGGCCGAGCCTCTCCCCCCGAAGGAGATGGGCATCATCCTCGGTGTCGCAGTTCTGCTGGATGCCGTCCTGATCCGCCTCACACTCCTTCCGGCCCTGTTGCGGATCACCGGCCGCGCCGCCTGGTGGGCGCCCAGCTGGTTGCGCCGCATCCTGCCCTCGATCAGCTTCTCTCACTGA
- a CDS encoding DsbA family protein codes for MTRFDFYFDPVCPFAWAASRWLTDEASQHDATVDWHVMSLAVLNQDREPASDQQRRQWDTSRRLGRVFMAAIAKNGANSVEPLYTAMGRRIHQAGDEMTPAVVAEILAEAGLPPELADAMDDDSWDDTVETAHQRSQEALGETGGSLITGIDGTHFFGPVLSDIPTGEEAHALFTAITTLGTTSAFSQLKRPTGGRPTFSA; via the coding sequence ATGACCCGCTTCGACTTCTACTTCGATCCGGTGTGCCCTTTCGCATGGGCCGCATCGCGATGGCTCACCGACGAGGCTTCACAACACGATGCCACCGTCGACTGGCACGTCATGAGCCTCGCCGTCCTGAACCAGGATCGCGAGCCCGCCTCCGATCAGCAGCGCCGGCAGTGGGACACCTCCCGCCGACTCGGCCGGGTGTTCATGGCCGCCATCGCGAAGAACGGCGCCAATTCGGTTGAGCCGCTCTACACAGCGATGGGCCGTCGCATTCACCAAGCCGGTGACGAGATGACCCCTGCCGTGGTCGCCGAGATTCTCGCCGAGGCCGGGCTCCCTCCCGAATTGGCCGACGCAATGGACGACGACTCGTGGGACGACACAGTGGAAACAGCGCACCAGCGGAGCCAGGAAGCACTGGGAGAGACCGGCGGTAGCCTGATCACCGGAATCGACGGAACCCACTTCTTCGGCCCGGTTCTCTCCGACATCCCGACCGGCGAGGAGGCGCACGCCCTCTTCACCGCGATCACCACACTCGGGACCACGTCCGCTTTCTCGCAGCTCAAGCGCCCCACCGGAGGGCGACCGACGTTCTCGGCCTGA